In the genome of Rhizobium rhizogenes, one region contains:
- a CDS encoding lipid A biosynthesis lauroyl acyltransferase, which produces MKLFLTRIVLKLDHFRQWLIATFAFGLLNLLKLFPADAGIRAADRLARFVGPKTGRHKLMLHNLARAFPEKSEEERLEIAMDSWANMGRLAAEYVFLDRLFDFDPEKNEPGRIRVEGIPTFLELRDNPRPFIVFTAHSGNFELLPVASSAFGLDVTVLFRPPNNPFVADKVFNFRKERMGNLVPSHAGSSFALARQLERGGGVGVLVDQKFSKGLTTKFFGLEVRTNPLLAKLVRQFNCDVYPARCVRLPDNRYRLEIEPKVEIPRDEKGNVDIQATAQLLNDKVESWVREYPGQWLWYHDRWDVKHQI; this is translated from the coding sequence GTGAAACTGTTCCTGACGCGGATTGTCCTGAAACTGGACCACTTCCGGCAGTGGCTGATCGCGACATTCGCTTTCGGTCTCCTCAACCTGCTGAAGCTCTTCCCCGCCGATGCGGGCATTCGCGCCGCAGACCGGCTGGCGCGCTTCGTGGGGCCGAAAACCGGCCGCCACAAGCTGATGCTTCATAATCTGGCGCGCGCCTTTCCGGAGAAGTCCGAGGAAGAGCGGTTGGAGATCGCCATGGACAGCTGGGCCAATATGGGCCGGCTTGCGGCGGAATATGTGTTTCTCGACCGGCTGTTCGATTTCGATCCGGAAAAGAACGAGCCCGGCCGCATTCGGGTCGAGGGTATTCCGACCTTTCTGGAACTGCGCGACAATCCGCGGCCCTTCATCGTCTTTACCGCCCATAGCGGCAATTTCGAATTGCTGCCGGTGGCCAGTTCGGCCTTCGGTCTTGATGTCACCGTGCTGTTCCGGCCGCCGAACAATCCTTTCGTGGCCGACAAGGTGTTCAATTTCCGCAAGGAGCGCATGGGCAATCTCGTGCCTTCGCACGCCGGTTCCTCCTTCGCGCTTGCGCGGCAGCTGGAGCGGGGCGGCGGTGTCGGCGTGCTTGTCGACCAGAAATTCAGCAAGGGACTGACAACGAAGTTCTTCGGGCTCGAGGTTCGCACCAATCCGCTTCTGGCCAAGCTTGTGCGTCAGTTCAACTGCGACGTCTATCCCGCCCGCTGCGTGCGTCTGCCGGACAATCGCTACCGGCTGGAAATCGAACCGAAGGTCGAAATTCCCCGCGATGAAAAGGGCAATGTCGATATTCAGGCAACGGCGCAGCTTCTGAACGACAAGGTGGAAAGCTGGGTGCGCGAATATCCCGGGCAGTGGCTGTGGTATCACGACCGCTGGGATGTGAAGCACCAGATCTGA
- a CDS encoding zinc-binding dehydrogenase, with product MRALQLVDDRKLEKVDLPEPDAPGPGEVTLCVKAVALNHIDVWGWRGMAFAKRKMPLTIGAEASGVVEAIGPGVSNVLPGQLVSVYGARTCGLCKPCREGRDNLCEHVQGVHGFHLDGFAQEKINIPARQLVPAPHGIDAVAAALAPVTFGTVEHMLFDNAKLEPGETILIHAGGSGIGTAAIQLAKKMGCTVITTVGSDDKIERAKALGADHVINYRTDRFEGVVRKLTKKKGVDVVFEHVGKDTFVASMFSLKRGGRLVTCGSTSGVSTEINLMMLFQQQLKLLGSFGCRMENMANAMQKMARGIVHPVIDTEVTFDDIDRALERMETRQVFGKIVLRMD from the coding sequence ATGCGCGCTCTTCAACTCGTGGACGACCGGAAGCTCGAAAAAGTGGACCTGCCCGAACCGGATGCACCGGGCCCGGGCGAGGTGACGCTGTGCGTCAAGGCCGTGGCGCTGAACCACATCGACGTGTGGGGCTGGCGCGGCATGGCTTTCGCCAAGCGCAAGATGCCGCTCACCATCGGTGCCGAGGCTTCGGGCGTGGTTGAGGCCATCGGCCCGGGCGTTTCGAACGTGTTGCCCGGCCAGCTCGTCTCGGTTTATGGCGCACGCACCTGCGGGCTGTGCAAGCCCTGTCGCGAAGGCCGTGACAATCTGTGCGAACACGTTCAGGGCGTGCACGGTTTCCATCTCGACGGTTTTGCGCAGGAAAAGATCAATATTCCCGCCCGCCAACTCGTGCCAGCACCCCACGGCATTGATGCCGTTGCTGCGGCTCTCGCGCCGGTGACCTTCGGCACGGTCGAGCACATGCTGTTCGACAATGCCAAGCTGGAGCCGGGCGAAACCATCCTCATCCATGCCGGCGGTTCCGGCATTGGCACGGCGGCGATCCAGCTTGCCAAGAAGATGGGCTGCACCGTCATCACGACAGTCGGCTCCGATGACAAGATCGAGCGGGCAAAGGCGCTCGGCGCCGATCACGTCATCAATTATCGCACCGACCGTTTTGAAGGCGTCGTGCGCAAGCTGACGAAAAAGAAGGGGGTCGACGTGGTGTTCGAACATGTCGGCAAGGACACCTTCGTCGCGTCGATGTTCTCGCTGAAGCGCGGTGGCCGTCTCGTCACCTGCGGCTCTACCTCGGGCGTTTCCACCGAAATCAACCTGATGATGCTGTTCCAGCAGCAGCTGAAGCTGCTCGGCTCCTTCGGCTGCCGCATGGAAAACATGGCCAATGCCATGCAGAAGATGGCGCGTGGCATCGTTCATCCCGTCATCGACACCGAAGTGACCTTCGACGATATCGACCGGGCGCTGGAGCGCATGGAAACGCGCCAGGTGTTCGGCAAGATCGTTCTGCGGATGGACTGA
- a CDS encoding beta-ketoacyl-ACP synthase, which produces MTSNFRDHLGRPIVAVTGMGIITSLGQGLADNWAALTSGKSGIHKITRFPTEGLSTRISGTVDFIDIPVPNSVERSYAFARETTIEALAQAGISGDFDGPLFLAAPPIEPEWSARFELADRSPPAAQPGDAYERFLTAFRQRPDPAFQEAALFGAISERLSDRFGTRGLPVTLSTACASGATAIQLGVEAIRQGRTERALTVATDGSVSAEALIRFSLLSALSTQNDPPEKASKPFSKDRDGFVIAEGAATLVLESLEAAVARGAKVLGIIKGAGEKADSFHRTRSSPDGGPAIATIRAALADAGVAESDIGYINAHGTSTPENDKMEYGSMLAVFGEGLKDIPLSSNKSMIGHTLTAAGAVEAVFSLQTMLTGTLPPTINYNNPDPTITLDVVPNVKRDAQVGAVLSNSFGFGGQNASLVMTREPA; this is translated from the coding sequence ATGACTTCCAATTTCAGGGATCATCTCGGTCGTCCCATCGTCGCCGTCACCGGCATGGGCATCATCACGTCGCTCGGGCAGGGGCTTGCCGATAACTGGGCGGCGCTGACATCGGGCAAGTCGGGCATTCACAAGATTACCCGTTTCCCGACCGAGGGGCTTTCGACGCGGATCAGCGGCACGGTGGATTTCATCGATATCCCGGTTCCGAATTCCGTCGAGCGTTCCTATGCTTTTGCCCGCGAAACCACCATCGAGGCTCTGGCGCAGGCCGGTATATCAGGTGATTTCGACGGCCCGCTGTTTCTCGCGGCACCACCGATCGAGCCGGAATGGAGCGCCCGTTTCGAGCTTGCCGACCGGTCTCCGCCGGCCGCCCAGCCGGGTGACGCCTATGAACGGTTCCTGACCGCCTTCCGCCAGCGTCCCGACCCGGCGTTCCAGGAAGCCGCCCTGTTCGGCGCGATTTCCGAACGTCTTTCCGACCGCTTTGGCACACGCGGCCTGCCGGTCACGCTTTCTACCGCCTGTGCATCCGGTGCGACCGCGATCCAGCTTGGCGTCGAAGCCATCCGCCAGGGCCGCACGGAGCGGGCGCTGACGGTTGCGACCGACGGTTCGGTCAGCGCCGAAGCGCTGATCCGCTTCTCGCTTCTCTCCGCGCTTTCGACCCAGAACGACCCGCCGGAAAAGGCTTCCAAGCCGTTCAGCAAGGACCGCGACGGTTTCGTGATCGCCGAAGGTGCTGCGACGCTGGTGCTGGAATCGCTTGAAGCTGCGGTTGCACGCGGCGCCAAGGTGCTCGGCATCATCAAGGGTGCTGGCGAGAAGGCCGACAGCTTCCACCGCACGCGGTCTTCGCCCGATGGCGGCCCGGCGATTGCGACAATCCGCGCGGCACTGGCCGATGCGGGCGTGGCCGAAAGCGATATCGGTTACATCAACGCCCACGGCACTTCGACGCCTGAGAACGACAAGATGGAATATGGCTCCATGCTCGCCGTCTTCGGCGAGGGGCTGAAGGATATTCCGCTGTCGTCCAACAAGTCGATGATCGGCCATACCCTGACCGCAGCGGGCGCCGTGGAAGCGGTGTTCTCGCTGCAGACCATGCTGACCGGCACTTTGCCGCCGACGATCAACTACAATAATCCCGATCCGACCATCACGCTCGACGTGGTGCCGAATGTGAAGCGGGATGCGCAGGTGGGTGCGGTTCTGTCCAACTCCTTCGGGTTTGGCGGGCAGAATGCCAGCCTTGTCATGACGCGGGAACCGGCCTGA
- a CDS encoding beta-ketoacyl-ACP synthase, protein MKSDNDVVITGVGIVTCHGVGSQAHLALLSGTAAPATIVETEKFRPYPVHPMPEIDWSAQIAKRGDQRQMENWQRLGVFAAGLALDDAGLKDNAEACATMDMIVAAGGGERDINVDTLIVDEALKRNDREVLLNEKLTTELRPTLFLAQLSNLMAGNISIVHKVTGSSRTFMGEEAAGISAVETAFHRIRSGESSHALVGGAFSAERPDMILLFEAIGAHAQGGWQPLWSRGDKDGGGMISGSLGAFLVLESRKHASARGARIYARIDAIEGDRGSRDDGKMEKRMGRLLAPAKDSAATVVFSGASGYDGVTAREKDILEKALPNAVIRGFGGVTGHGLEAQFPLGLALAALTLESGAKVPAFDAAQEKPMGEAASEAVVTTVGHVRGEGVAVLSRDV, encoded by the coding sequence ATGAAATCTGACAATGATGTGGTGATAACAGGGGTTGGCATCGTGACCTGTCACGGCGTCGGCAGCCAGGCGCATTTGGCGCTTCTTTCTGGAACGGCCGCGCCGGCGACGATTGTCGAGACCGAAAAGTTCAGGCCCTATCCGGTTCATCCCATGCCGGAGATCGACTGGTCCGCGCAGATCGCCAAGCGCGGCGACCAGCGCCAGATGGAAAACTGGCAGCGCCTCGGTGTTTTCGCCGCGGGTCTGGCGCTTGATGATGCCGGGCTGAAGGACAATGCCGAAGCCTGCGCCACCATGGACATGATCGTTGCCGCCGGCGGCGGCGAGCGCGACATCAATGTCGATACGCTGATCGTCGACGAGGCGCTGAAGCGCAACGACCGCGAAGTGCTGCTCAATGAGAAGCTGACGACGGAATTGCGCCCGACGCTGTTTCTCGCCCAGCTTTCCAACCTGATGGCCGGCAATATCTCCATCGTGCACAAGGTCACCGGTTCGTCCCGCACCTTCATGGGTGAAGAAGCGGCCGGCATTTCCGCCGTCGAAACCGCATTTCACCGTATCCGTTCCGGCGAATCGAGCCATGCGCTGGTAGGCGGCGCCTTTTCGGCCGAACGTCCCGACATGATCCTGCTGTTCGAAGCCATCGGCGCGCATGCGCAGGGCGGCTGGCAGCCGCTGTGGTCGCGTGGCGACAAGGATGGCGGCGGCATGATTTCCGGTTCGCTGGGAGCCTTCCTCGTCCTGGAATCACGCAAGCATGCCAGTGCGCGCGGCGCGCGCATTTATGCCCGTATCGACGCCATCGAGGGCGACCGCGGCAGCCGCGATGACGGTAAGATGGAAAAGCGCATGGGACGCCTGCTTGCTCCCGCAAAGGACAGTGCGGCGACCGTCGTATTCTCCGGCGCGAGCGGTTATGACGGCGTGACGGCCCGCGAGAAGGACATTCTCGAAAAGGCGCTACCGAATGCTGTCATTCGCGGTTTTGGCGGTGTCACCGGTCATGGGCTGGAAGCACAGTTTCCGCTCGGGCTGGCGCTTGCCGCGCTGACGCTTGAAAGCGGCGCGAAGGTGCCGGCTTTCGATGCGGCGCAGGAAAAGCCCATGGGCGAGGCGGCCAGCGAAGCCGTCGTCACCACCGTCGGCCATGTGCGCGGCGAAGGTGTCGCCGTTCTGTCCCGCGACGTGTGA
- a CDS encoding 3-hydroxyacyl-ACP dehydratase FabZ family protein has protein sequence MLLEYFQMIDKVEAVDMATRTLKAQSVVPDKSPVFEGHFPGMPLVPGVLLIETMAQASGMLVLAFSDFASMPFLMSVDGAKMRTFVEPGAVLDIEAVLEHDGSGFAVTKAKITSAGKKICDAQLKLRTMPFSEIPLGPIVKKRAEEVGLMAAIAADAQG, from the coding sequence ATGCTGCTTGAATATTTTCAGATGATCGACAAGGTCGAAGCCGTGGACATGGCGACGCGCACGTTGAAGGCGCAGTCTGTCGTTCCCGACAAGAGCCCGGTGTTCGAGGGCCATTTTCCCGGCATGCCGCTGGTTCCGGGCGTGCTTCTGATCGAGACCATGGCGCAGGCTTCCGGCATGCTGGTTCTGGCATTTTCCGATTTTGCGTCCATGCCGTTCCTGATGTCGGTCGACGGCGCCAAGATGCGCACCTTCGTGGAGCCGGGCGCGGTTCTCGACATCGAGGCGGTGCTGGAACATGACGGTTCCGGCTTTGCCGTCACCAAGGCGAAGATCACCTCTGCCGGCAAGAAGATCTGCGACGCGCAGCTGAAATTGCGCACCATGCCGTTCAGCGAGATCCCGCTTGGTCCGATCGTCAAGAAGCGGGCCGAGGAAGTCGGCCTGATGGCGGCCATCGCCGCGGATGCGCAGGGTTAA
- a CDS encoding acyl carrier protein has product MGVTATFDKVADIIAETSEIDRETITPESHTIDDLGIDSLDFLDIVFAIDKEFGIKIPLEQWTQEVNEGKVSTEEYFVLKNLCAKIDELRAAKG; this is encoded by the coding sequence ATGGGCGTGACAGCTACATTCGACAAGGTTGCCGACATTATCGCCGAAACCAGCGAAATCGACCGCGAAACCATTACGCCGGAGAGCCACACGATCGACGATCTGGGCATCGACAGCCTCGACTTTCTGGATATCGTTTTCGCCATCGACAAGGAATTCGGCATCAAGATTCCGCTCGAGCAGTGGACGCAGGAAGTCAACGAAGGCAAGGTTTCCACCGAAGAATATTTCGTGCTGAAGAACCTCTGCGCCAAGATCGACGAATTGCGCGCAGCCAAGGGCTGA